The Streptomyces sp. Mut1 genome window below encodes:
- a CDS encoding helix-turn-helix domain-containing protein: protein MAGQRGPRRDTRGIVDAPELFAHVQFRRREPAPALRPYLEHYWLIDWDLPQPYASHLVPHPSVNLVFERYPGCGDEEAGYAEVSGIGLELFTQKLEARGRVCGVQFRPGGFRPFAPGAPVSRWTGRRLPVAEVFAPPAPASAVLDPADEDERVAALDAYLLALGPGPDPRAERAMALVDLVRTDRTVLRVDALARAEGVSVRSLQRLFAAYVGVGPKWVILRYRIHEALERAGSDPAVDWAGLAADLGYSDQAHLVRDFTATIGVPPTALTAP, encoded by the coding sequence ATGGCCGGTCAACGAGGTCCCCGGCGCGACACCCGCGGCATCGTCGACGCCCCCGAGCTGTTCGCGCACGTACAGTTCCGGCGCCGCGAGCCCGCCCCCGCGCTGCGGCCCTACCTGGAGCACTACTGGCTGATCGACTGGGACCTCCCCCAGCCGTACGCTTCCCACCTCGTCCCGCACCCCAGCGTCAACCTCGTCTTCGAGCGGTACCCGGGCTGCGGCGACGAGGAGGCGGGGTACGCGGAGGTCTCGGGCATCGGCCTGGAGCTGTTCACGCAGAAACTGGAGGCGCGCGGGCGGGTCTGCGGGGTGCAGTTCCGGCCGGGCGGCTTCCGGCCCTTCGCGCCCGGGGCGCCCGTGTCGCGGTGGACCGGGCGGCGGCTCCCGGTGGCCGAGGTGTTCGCGCCGCCCGCCCCGGCCTCGGCCGTGCTGGACCCGGCGGACGAGGACGAGCGGGTCGCCGCGCTCGACGCGTACCTGCTGGCGCTCGGCCCCGGGCCCGACCCCCGGGCCGAGCGGGCGATGGCCCTGGTCGACCTGGTGCGCACCGACCGCACGGTGCTGCGGGTGGACGCGCTCGCCCGCGCCGAGGGGGTGTCGGTCCGCTCCCTGCAACGGCTGTTCGCCGCGTACGTGGGGGTGGGCCCCAAGTGGGTCATCCTGCGCTACCGCATCCACGAGGCGCTGGAGCGCGCCGGATCGGACCCGGCCGTGGACTGGGCGGGCCTCGCCGCCGACCTCGGCTACAGCGACCAGGCGCACCTGGTCAGGGACTTCACGGCGACGATCGGCGTACCGCCCACGGCACTGACCGCCCCCTGA